One stretch of Enoplosus armatus isolate fEnoArm2 chromosome 1, fEnoArm2.hap1, whole genome shotgun sequence DNA includes these proteins:
- the apip gene encoding methylthioribulose-1-phosphate dehydratase produces MSSLCGTSNGCQDAGQEAAEKQAEKQEKEHPRALIPELCRLFYQLGWVTGTGGGISLKRGEQIYIAPSGVQKERIQPEDMFVCDVEERDISCPPAWKKLKKSQCTPLFMNAYTMRGAQAVIHTHSKAAVMATLLYPGKEFRITHQEMIKGIRKGTSGTNYRYDDTLVVPIIENTPEEKDLKERMAWAMEEYSDSCAVLVRRHGVYVWGESWEKAKTMCECYDYLFDIAVQMKQCGLDPAALPTEEKGIV; encoded by the exons ATGTCATCTTTGTGTGGCACCAGCAATGGCTGCCAGGATGCAGGTCAAGAGGCCgcagagaaacaggcagagaaacag gagaaGGAGCATCCTCGTGCACTCATCCCTGAGTTATGCCGACTCTTCTACCAGCTGGGATGGGTGACAGGGACGGGCGGAGGGATCAGTCTGAAACGAGG AGAGCAGATCTACATTGCACCATCAGGTGTCCAGAAAGAGAGAATACAG CCAgaagacatgtttgtgtgtgacgtGGAGGAGAGGGACATCAGCTGCCCACCTGCCTGGAAGAAGTTAAAGAAGAGCCAGTGTACACCACTTTTTATGAACGCCTATACTATGAGAG GGGCACAGGCAGTTATACACACCCACTCCAAGGCTGCTGTCATGGCAACGCTGCTGTATCCTGGCAAAGAGTTCAGAATAACACACCAGGAGATGATCAAGGGGATTCGTAAGGGAACCTCAGGCACCAACTATCG GTATGATGACACCCTGGTCGTGCCTATTATTGAAAATACACCAGAGGAGAAGGACTTGAAAGAACGGATGGCTTGGGCAATGGAGGAATACTCCGATTCATGCGCGGTCCTCGTCCGCCGCCATGGTGTCTACGTCTGGGGCGAGTCGTGGGAAAAAGCTAAAACCAT GTGTGAATGCTACGACTACCTGTTCGACATCGCCGTCCAGATGAAGCAGTGTGGACTGGACCCAGCAGCCCTCCCAACGGAAGAAaagggaatagtttga